The Acidobacteriota bacterium genome contains a region encoding:
- a CDS encoding JAB domain-containing protein, giving the protein MLHAMVHWINAQQGIADCNHSGYHNQKFKRLAEAVGFAVGDRQPNTGWTDLKPTPDLLQALADLPLRLDPLRRLADLLPDHSPSPRIHCRPNLPVGLAASPYWRTAGIVLPKLPRYRLQLLHEAQQPIETYPKLETTADAAALFWQILHTFDREAVAVLFLDTRRRVLGYDIPYIGTLTRANVEPRGILTPALLMNAAAVAVAHNHPSGDATPSREDEVFTRRVAEAGKMLGVEVVGSVVVGGRGEWRAVLS; this is encoded by the coding sequence ATGCTTCACGCAATGGTTCACTGGATCAACGCCCAGCAGGGCATCGCCGACTGCAACCACTCCGGCTACCACAACCAGAAGTTCAAACGCCTTGCCGAGGCCGTGGGCTTCGCCGTCGGCGACCGCCAGCCCAACACAGGCTGGACAGACCTCAAACCCACCCCCGACCTCCTCCAAGCCCTCGCCGACCTCCCCCTCCGCCTCGACCCGCTCCGCCGCCTCGCCGATCTCCTTCCGGACCACTCGCCATCACCCCGAATCCACTGCCGCCCCAACCTTCCCGTCGGCCTCGCCGCCAGCCCCTATTGGCGCACCGCCGGAATCGTCCTTCCCAAGCTCCCGCGCTATCGCCTCCAGCTCCTCCACGAAGCCCAACAACCCATCGAGACCTATCCCAAGCTAGAAACCACCGCCGACGCCGCAGCTCTCTTCTGGCAGATCCTCCACACCTTCGACCGCGAAGCCGTCGCCGTCCTTTTCCTCGACACCCGCCGCCGAGTTCTCGGCTACGACATCCCGTACATCGGCACCCTGACCCGAGCCAACGTCGAGCCACGGGGGATTCTCACGCCGGCATTGCTGATGAATGCGGCGGCGGTGGCGGTCGCCCACAACCATCCCTCCGGCGACGCGACGCCGAGTCGGGAAGACGAGGTGTTTACGCGGCGGGTTGCGGAGGCAGGGAAGATGCTGGGGGTCGAGGTGGTGGGGTCGGTTGTGGTGGGTGGGCGGGGGGAGTGGCGGGCGGTGCTGTCCTGA
- a CDS encoding HEAT repeat domain-containing protein — protein sequence MDLRRHLKSVVKKLDASVRSSAAEALARIEDEIEISEAAFQEALGDSRLEPLLLADIAWLVGLARLRSVSPTLEKLVSEETPEALLWETTKSLASLGQGAEVMRQLTLTAEDPEKQKIGVYGLGALRDQEAVELLENILLDPRAPVFLRAQSAEALGYIQEMKSVPSLLRASHDAAPELRFWSVFALGQLADPRARQRLAEIAENDHEMVKGWWEVSREAQEALKQIP from the coding sequence ATGGATCTACGAAGACACCTAAAATCAGTTGTCAAGAAACTCGACGCATCTGTCAGAAGCTCGGCCGCTGAGGCCTTGGCCAGAATCGAAGATGAAATCGAGATCTCGGAAGCTGCTTTTCAAGAGGCTCTTGGTGACTCAAGGCTCGAGCCCCTACTGCTTGCAGATATTGCTTGGCTGGTGGGGCTTGCACGGCTTCGCTCAGTAAGCCCCACCCTCGAAAAGCTTGTAAGCGAGGAAACACCCGAAGCGCTCCTTTGGGAAACGACCAAGTCTCTAGCAAGTTTGGGTCAAGGAGCAGAGGTGATGAGGCAGCTTACCCTGACCGCAGAAGATCCTGAGAAGCAGAAAATCGGAGTCTACGGTCTGGGTGCCCTAAGGGACCAAGAGGCAGTGGAATTGTTGGAGAACATCCTCCTTGATCCCCGCGCACCAGTGTTCTTGAGAGCCCAATCCGCCGAAGCGCTTGGCTATATTCAGGAGATGAAGAGTGTCCCATCGCTACTTCGAGCAAGTCACGACGCCGCCCCCGAGCTGAGATTCTGGTCGGTCTTTGCATTGGGCCAGCTCGCAGACCCCCGTGCCCGGCAACGACTTGCGGAGATCGCCGAAAATGATCATGAAATGGTAAAAGGCTGGTGGGAGGTATCCCGGGAAGCCCAGGAAGCCCTAAAGCAAATACCATAG
- a CDS encoding DUF6714 family protein, with amino-acid sequence MEVTWGTRELLPTLGKQLRTASSSLVRNSRISLGVNVMTGTITKILAARVRRAFRDMPSPGDDIADPRNRGVEAEQVARAFRRRHWSELTNELLLRQPEATAFFSGRALRYFLPGYLLLAIEDKESMGQAFHGFLMSLSQGRGSDEDLCLLTKDQLTVTLAVLEALSPDETDPSFWEFQHAKDGILDCLTRPDAPAGEP; translated from the coding sequence ATGGAGGTGACCTGGGGCACCAGAGAGCTTCTGCCGACGCTTGGCAAGCAGTTGCGAACTGCGTCAAGCTCATTGGTAAGGAATTCTCGCATATCGTTGGGCGTTAACGTGATGACGGGCACGATCACCAAGATTCTTGCTGCACGCGTCCGACGGGCCTTCCGAGATATGCCCTCCCCAGGGGACGACATCGCTGATCCGCGGAATCGTGGCGTTGAGGCCGAGCAAGTCGCCAGAGCCTTCCGACGTCGCCACTGGAGCGAACTTACGAATGAGCTCCTTCTCCGACAGCCGGAAGCGACTGCTTTTTTCTCCGGGAGGGCCTTGCGCTACTTTTTGCCGGGGTACCTACTCTTGGCGATTGAAGATAAGGAGAGCATGGGCCAAGCATTCCACGGCTTCCTGATGTCTCTTTCCCAAGGAAGGGGTTCAGACGAGGACCTCTGCTTACTGACGAAAGACCAGTTAACAGTAACTTTGGCCGTATTGGAAGCTCTCTCACCGGACGAAACAGATCCTTCCTTCTGGGAATTTCAGCATGCGAAGGACGGCATCTTGGATTGTCTGACTAGGCCCGATGCTCCTGCTGGCGAACCTTGA
- a CDS encoding RHS repeat-associated core domain-containing protein, with the protein MTAITRNSQSVDYLYDRFGRLTQDGALSYQYDANGNRSVVEYPGAVTAVYTHDFADRPESLTVQRPGEPDLLLANGAEYAPSGPLTTLNLGNGLTESRSFNDRYFPSAITVTPTTPLTSSAVLQWTYTTDNVGNIEAIQDVLAPANDKDYGYQDFQYFLTAGDGPWGDLAWTYDRIGNRLTETRDTATDTYAYQPNGASGNTAILDTITLASTGTKTYTYGPAGHLEQVTAPANEITFLSDAAGRLTRLERPAGDASSDFLYDGRSFLTSAAADSLSEIFTDGFEAGDGSCWTSSTGSDIGAGTADCSTDPSLTTVYSSEGLLHAVTHFTGPTEDSTRYYLYFAGQPVAQMDVPVGAATTTTWLTVDHLGTPVLATDEAGAVLWQGGFEPFGADYSGASVAGVDLRFPGQWEDEVWGEASEGAGVGYNVYRWYEPGTGRYGRVDPLGLEGGLNLFAYGLSNSIVRRDPLGLQATAALELGCSLMKSRSGLGVAAGVLIIGGSAAVTNSCKERNCGDCSPAEHAALQLAVELFCKTGLRACSPGQNLGLLLTNKKKNINCAAARDRINKRCFNGGDLGHQRASADAWQAVANCVKLIGKEFSHIVGR; encoded by the coding sequence TTGACCGCCATCACTCGGAACAGCCAGTCCGTCGACTACCTCTACGACCGCTTCGGCCGCCTCACGCAGGACGGCGCTCTCAGCTATCAATACGACGCCAACGGCAACCGTAGCGTGGTGGAGTATCCTGGAGCCGTGACCGCCGTCTACACCCACGACTTTGCGGACCGCCCCGAGAGCCTCACGGTCCAGCGCCCCGGCGAGCCGGACCTCCTCCTCGCCAACGGGGCCGAGTACGCCCCCTCCGGTCCGCTCACGACCCTCAATCTGGGCAACGGCCTGACCGAGAGCCGCAGCTTCAACGACCGCTACTTCCCCTCCGCCATCACCGTGACTCCTACGACGCCCCTCACCAGTTCAGCCGTCCTGCAGTGGACCTACACCACCGACAACGTCGGCAACATCGAGGCCATCCAGGATGTGCTGGCGCCCGCCAACGACAAGGACTACGGCTACCAGGATTTCCAGTACTTCCTCACAGCGGGTGACGGCCCTTGGGGAGACTTGGCCTGGACCTACGACCGCATCGGCAACCGCCTGACAGAGACCCGCGACACTGCCACTGACACCTACGCCTACCAGCCCAACGGCGCCAGCGGCAACACGGCGATCTTGGACACCATCACCCTCGCGTCAACGGGAACCAAGACCTACACCTACGGCCCCGCCGGCCATCTGGAGCAGGTAACCGCCCCCGCCAACGAGATCACTTTCCTCTCCGACGCCGCCGGCCGCCTGACGCGCCTGGAGCGCCCCGCCGGCGACGCCTCCAGCGACTTCCTCTACGATGGCCGTAGCTTCCTAACCTCCGCCGCGGCGGACTCTCTCAGCGAGATCTTCACCGACGGTTTCGAGGCCGGCGACGGCTCCTGCTGGACCAGCTCCACCGGCTCCGACATCGGCGCCGGCACCGCCGACTGCTCCACCGATCCCTCCCTGACCACCGTCTACAGCTCCGAAGGCCTCCTTCACGCCGTCACCCACTTCACTGGCCCCACCGAGGACAGCACCCGCTACTATCTCTACTTCGCCGGCCAGCCGGTCGCGCAGATGGATGTGCCGGTGGGCGCAGCGACCACCACCACCTGGCTGACCGTCGATCACCTGGGGACTCCCGTCCTGGCCACCGACGAGGCTGGGGCTGTGCTCTGGCAGGGCGGATTTGAGCCGTTTGGAGCGGACTACTCTGGGGCGAGCGTTGCTGGGGTGGATCTGCGCTTCCCGGGGCAGTGGGAGGATGAGGTTTGGGGAGAGGCGAGCGAGGGGGCGGGGGTGGGGTACAACGTCTACCGCTGGTACGAACCCGGGACAGGCAGATACGGAAGGGTAGATCCGTTGGGGCTCGAAGGAGGCCTCAATCTCTTCGCTTACGGTCTCTCGAACTCGATTGTGCGAAGGGATCCGCTTGGCCTCCAAGCAACTGCTGCCCTGGAGTTGGGATGTTCTCTAATGAAGAGCCGGTCAGGCCTTGGGGTTGCAGCAGGTGTCCTTATCATCGGCGGTTCGGCAGCCGTCACCAATAGTTGTAAGGAACGAAACTGCGGGGATTGCTCCCCAGCAGAACATGCAGCCTTGCAACTAGCCGTCGAACTATTCTGCAAGACGGGTTTAAGGGCCTGCAGTCCAGGCCAAAACCTCGGATTGCTCCTGACCAACAAGAAGAAGAATATCAATTGTGCAGCAGCGCGTGACCGCATCAATAAGAGATGTTTCAATGGAGGTGACCTGGGGCACCAGAGAGCTTCTGCCGACGCTTGGCAAGCAGTTGCGAACTGCGTCAAGCTCATTGGTAAGGAATTCTCGCATATCGTTGGGCGTTAA
- a CDS encoding tyrosine-type recombinase/integrase — MILLATSWLRAGYELATSWLRIRRGAAMKITKRAVEAAAPVPGKQQTFFYDATLKGFGLRVSAKGRKTYIFEYRNAQGRKRRYTLGRVGGMTPDQARKAARAALAAVDRGEDPAEEAQQERKGETIAEFSERYLTEHARPKKKPKSVQEDEALLRRCVLPALGRIKVNAVTRKDVSRMHHGLSKTPTQANRALSLFSKMMNLAERWGVRPDGTNPCRHVDRYRETKRERFLSSEELRRLGDALKESEGKEMPSVLLAIRLLILTGARKGEILGLQWDEVDFERQCLRLRDSKTGKKTIPLGAPALDLLANVKGYASNPHVCPGFKAGKPLVNLTKPWYRIRERAGLEDVRIHDLRHSFAASAASGGVPLAVLGSLLGHSQPQTTQRYAHLAQDARHEAMGRVSKEIAATMDGKLGEVRQLRQKGS; from the coding sequence ATGATTTTGCTGGCTACGAGCTGGCTACGAGCTGGCTACGAATTGGCTACGAGTTGGCTACGGATAAGGAGGGGGGCGGCAATGAAGATCACAAAGCGTGCGGTAGAGGCGGCGGCTCCCGTCCCGGGGAAGCAGCAGACCTTTTTCTATGACGCCACGCTGAAGGGCTTCGGGTTGCGGGTCTCGGCCAAGGGGCGCAAGACCTACATTTTCGAGTACCGCAATGCTCAAGGTCGGAAGAGGCGCTATACCCTCGGCAGGGTCGGGGGCATGACTCCGGACCAAGCCCGCAAGGCCGCTCGGGCAGCGCTGGCGGCCGTGGACCGGGGCGAAGATCCCGCGGAGGAAGCCCAGCAGGAGCGGAAGGGCGAGACCATCGCGGAGTTCAGCGAGCGCTACCTCACCGAGCATGCACGGCCGAAGAAGAAACCGAAGTCGGTGCAGGAGGACGAAGCGCTGTTGCGCCGTTGCGTGCTGCCGGCGTTGGGGCGGATCAAGGTCAACGCGGTCACTCGGAAGGACGTCAGCCGGATGCACCACGGATTGAGCAAGACACCGACGCAGGCCAACCGGGCGCTCTCGCTGTTCTCGAAGATGATGAACCTTGCTGAGCGCTGGGGAGTTCGGCCCGATGGCACCAACCCCTGCCGCCATGTGGACCGTTACAGGGAGACCAAGCGGGAGCGCTTCCTCTCGTCGGAGGAGCTGCGCCGTCTCGGCGATGCGTTGAAGGAGTCGGAGGGGAAGGAGATGCCTTCGGTTCTGTTGGCTATTCGGTTGCTTATCCTCACCGGAGCCCGCAAGGGCGAGATTCTCGGGTTGCAGTGGGATGAGGTCGATTTTGAGCGCCAGTGTCTACGGCTCCGGGACTCGAAGACCGGCAAGAAGACCATTCCCCTCGGCGCTCCGGCTCTGGACCTGCTGGCGAACGTCAAGGGCTACGCGAGCAACCCCCACGTCTGCCCCGGCTTCAAGGCCGGCAAGCCCCTGGTGAACCTGACCAAGCCCTGGTATCGGATCCGTGAGCGGGCGGGGCTGGAGGACGTGCGGATTCATGACCTACGCCATAGCTTCGCCGCTTCTGCCGCCAGTGGGGGAGTCCCGCTTGCCGTCCTCGGGTCGCTTCTAGGGCACTCGCAACCGCAGACGACGCAGCGGTACGCCCACCTAGCCCAGGACGCCCGCCACGAGGCCATGGGCAGGGTCTCGAAAGAGATCGCCGCAACGATGGATGGAAAGCTCGGCGAGGTCCGGCAATTGCGGCAGAAGGGGAGCTGA
- a CDS encoding type IIL restriction-modification enzyme MmeI, whose amino-acid sequence MAEHTVEQFIERWQQATGTERANYQLFLTELCELLELPRPEPSTDEREDNSYVFERRVNFAHADGTESRGFIDLYRRGCFVLEAKQTGKKMDSASWGTAMLRAHGQAQQYARALHSDEGRPPFLVVTDVGRSLELYSEFSRSGATYVPFPDPRSYRVGLEDLAREEVREQLRAVWLDPMSLDPSRRSARVTKAIATNLAKLASSLEKAGHGPDLVAAFLMRCLFTMFAEDVGLLPARSFTHLLEETRHDPDLFPRLVPGLWRAMNEGGFSAEIRSDVLRFNGGLFAEQTAVPLDREQVDLLLEAARADWRDVEPAIFGTLLERALNPRERHRLGAHYTPRAYVERLVMPTVIEPLREDWSNVQAAALTLQAQGREKDAAREVRLFHRQLCKVRVLDPACGSGNFLYVTLEHMKRLEGEVFNFLAEMGDTQAPLEMDQASVDPHQMLGLETNPRAARIAEAVLWIGYLQWHFRTRGNANPPEPVLRDFHNIENRDAVLAWDSIELERDETGAPVTRWDGVTTKTHPVTGEQVPDETATVAVERYVNPRKAEWPEADFVVGNPPFIGKLNIRASLGDGYVDALRAVWPALPHSADYVMYWWHYAAKLLQQESLRRFGLITTNSIAHGFNRRVLEEFLTASPPISLVFAIPDHPWVDESGSAAVRIAMTVGTLGPRAGELHHVVGGGVADLEGLTGVTHGKKGVIGANLRQGADVTGASALQANSRLSATGVIPHGKGMVLTKSEAESLGLNTRPGAVKHIRRYLNGRDLTQHSRDLMVIDLFPLAIEEVQRRFPELFQWISLKVKPQRDQNRDKSLRENWWLHRRNNEELRNSLEGLPRYIATVLTSRQRIFYAVDGEVLPDQTLVAIGLKDLASFCVLSSRQHVLWSLASGSFLGVGNDSRYTKTKCFETFPFPLLEAPERNLLRELGNRTLEHRSERLALYPNLTMTGLYNVLEKLRAGEELTPKEKKIHEQGLVSVLAQIHDELDAAVLEAYGWSDLAPALVGKPGGTTPSQHKSPEQLEAEEELLQRLVDLNAKRAAEEANGLIRWLRPEFQNPEGTTGDQQSLASETTAAKPTAAKGAKRAWPKALPEQVQAVRSALTEQPAPVTSEQLARLFRRAQTRRVSELLDTLTALGQARATDDGRFVAA is encoded by the coding sequence ATGGCGGAGCACACCGTTGAACAATTCATCGAGCGCTGGCAGCAGGCCACCGGGACCGAACGGGCCAACTACCAGCTCTTCTTGACCGAGCTCTGCGAGCTGCTGGAGCTGCCCCGGCCCGAGCCTTCCACCGACGAGAGGGAAGACAACTCCTACGTCTTCGAGCGCCGGGTGAATTTCGCCCACGCCGACGGCACGGAGAGCCGAGGCTTCATTGATCTTTACCGCCGCGGGTGCTTCGTGCTGGAGGCCAAGCAGACCGGTAAGAAGATGGACTCTGCCAGCTGGGGAACGGCCATGCTCCGAGCCCACGGGCAGGCGCAGCAGTACGCCCGCGCCCTCCACTCCGATGAGGGCCGGCCGCCCTTCCTGGTGGTGACGGACGTTGGCAGGAGCTTGGAGCTCTACTCGGAATTCAGCCGCTCCGGCGCCACCTACGTTCCCTTCCCCGATCCGCGCTCCTACCGGGTGGGGCTGGAAGATCTGGCGCGGGAGGAGGTGCGGGAGCAGCTGCGGGCGGTGTGGCTCGATCCCATGAGCCTCGATCCCTCCCGGCGCTCGGCCCGAGTGACCAAGGCCATTGCTACCAATCTCGCCAAGCTGGCCAGCAGCCTCGAGAAAGCGGGCCACGGGCCGGACCTGGTGGCGGCCTTCCTGATGCGCTGCCTCTTCACCATGTTCGCCGAGGACGTGGGATTGCTCCCGGCCCGCAGCTTCACACACCTCCTAGAAGAGACCCGCCATGATCCGGACCTCTTTCCCCGGCTGGTGCCGGGCCTTTGGCGGGCAATGAACGAGGGCGGATTCTCCGCCGAGATCCGTAGTGACGTGCTGCGCTTCAACGGCGGGCTCTTCGCCGAGCAAACCGCTGTGCCTCTGGACCGGGAGCAGGTGGACTTGCTGCTGGAAGCGGCGCGGGCGGACTGGCGGGACGTCGAGCCGGCGATCTTCGGCACCCTGCTGGAGCGCGCCCTCAACCCCCGGGAGCGTCACCGCCTGGGAGCCCACTACACGCCCCGGGCCTATGTCGAGCGGCTGGTGATGCCCACGGTGATCGAGCCGTTGCGGGAGGATTGGTCCAATGTGCAGGCGGCGGCCCTGACGCTTCAGGCGCAAGGGCGGGAGAAGGATGCTGCCCGGGAGGTCCGCCTCTTCCATCGCCAGCTGTGCAAGGTGCGCGTCTTGGACCCGGCCTGCGGCTCCGGCAACTTCCTCTATGTGACCTTGGAGCACATGAAGCGGCTCGAAGGCGAGGTGTTCAACTTCCTTGCCGAGATGGGAGACACCCAAGCCCCGCTGGAGATGGACCAGGCCAGCGTGGACCCGCACCAAATGCTAGGCCTTGAAACCAACCCCCGCGCCGCACGCATCGCCGAGGCGGTGCTCTGGATCGGCTATCTGCAATGGCACTTCCGCACCCGCGGCAACGCCAACCCTCCCGAGCCGGTGTTGCGTGACTTCCACAACATCGAGAACCGGGATGCGGTGCTCGCTTGGGATTCCATCGAGCTGGAGCGAGACGAGACCGGCGCCCCCGTGACCCGCTGGGACGGCGTCACCACCAAAACCCACCCCGTCACCGGGGAGCAGGTCCCCGACGAGACGGCAACGGTGGCGGTGGAGCGGTACGTGAACCCGAGGAAGGCGGAATGGCCCGAGGCGGATTTTGTGGTGGGGAACCCGCCGTTTATTGGAAAGCTCAACATTCGGGCATCGCTTGGAGATGGGTATGTCGATGCTCTGAGAGCGGTCTGGCCTGCCCTTCCTCATTCTGCCGACTATGTGATGTATTGGTGGCACTATGCCGCCAAACTTCTACAGCAAGAGTCTCTCCGACGATTTGGCCTAATAACGACCAATTCGATAGCCCACGGCTTCAACCGAAGGGTATTGGAGGAATTCTTGACCGCGAGCCCTCCGATATCTCTGGTCTTTGCGATACCGGATCACCCTTGGGTTGATGAGTCTGGTAGCGCTGCCGTTCGGATAGCAATGACGGTCGGAACGCTGGGACCTAGAGCCGGAGAACTCCACCACGTAGTCGGCGGTGGGGTGGCTGACCTAGAGGGACTCACAGGTGTGACCCATGGAAAGAAGGGGGTAATAGGAGCGAATCTCCGGCAAGGAGCAGACGTGACCGGTGCCTCTGCTTTGCAAGCAAACTCAAGGCTCAGTGCAACGGGAGTGATACCACACGGTAAAGGCATGGTGCTCACAAAGAGTGAGGCCGAGTCGCTGGGATTGAATACTCGACCGGGGGCAGTCAAGCATATTCGCCGGTATCTGAATGGGCGTGATCTTACGCAACACAGCCGAGATCTGATGGTAATTGATCTCTTCCCCCTTGCGATTGAAGAGGTGCAGCGGCGATTTCCGGAGCTCTTCCAATGGATATCGCTGAAGGTTAAGCCCCAGCGTGACCAAAACCGAGACAAGAGCTTGCGCGAGAATTGGTGGCTTCACCGGAGGAACAACGAGGAACTAAGAAATAGCTTGGAAGGTTTGCCTCGGTATATCGCTACAGTCCTTACAAGCCGACAGAGGATTTTCTACGCTGTAGACGGTGAGGTGCTACCAGACCAGACACTGGTTGCTATTGGTCTTAAAGACCTGGCCTCGTTCTGCGTCCTCTCAAGTCGGCAGCATGTTCTTTGGTCCCTGGCATCTGGCAGCTTTTTGGGTGTCGGAAATGATTCGCGATACACTAAAACTAAATGCTTTGAGACATTTCCCTTCCCGCTCCTAGAAGCGCCTGAAAGAAATCTATTGCGCGAGCTGGGGAATCGCACCCTAGAACACCGGTCTGAGCGCCTCGCCCTCTACCCGAACCTCACTATGACAGGTCTTTATAATGTCCTTGAGAAGCTCCGTGCCGGCGAAGAGCTCACCCCCAAGGAAAAAAAGATCCACGAGCAAGGCCTAGTCTCAGTCCTGGCGCAGATCCACGACGAGTTGGACGCTGCGGTACTCGAAGCCTACGGATGGTCCGATCTGGCGCCAGCGCTGGTGGGCAAGCCTGGGGGCACGACGCCGAGCCAGCACAAGAGCCCGGAGCAACTGGAGGCTGAGGAAGAGCTCCTCCAGCGGCTGGTGGACTTGAACGCCAAGCGCGCGGCAGAGGAGGCTAACGGCCTCATCCGGTGGCTGCGTCCCGAGTTCCAGAACCCCGAAGGCACCACCGGCGACCAACAGAGCCTCGCCAGCGAGACCACCGCCGCCAAGCCCACCGCCGCCAAGGGAGCGAAGCGAGCATGGCCCAAGGCGCTACCGGAGCAGGTGCAGGCGGTGCGCTCTGCGCTCACCGAGCAACCCGCCCCGGTCACCTCGGAGCAGCTGGCGCGGCTCTTCCGGCGCGCCCAAACCCGCCGCGTCTCCGAGCTCCTCGACACCCTCACCGCCCTAGGGCAGGCCCGGGCCACCGATGACGGGCGCTTCGTGGCGGCCTGA